DNA from Pelagibacterium nitratireducens:
CACCGACGACAGTTTTGACATGATCGAAACGCTCTATGGGGTGGGCTACCGCTTCAAGGAGCAATAAAACAATGCCTTGGGCATTTGTTTGAAGGCGCTCCAGTTGGACGCAGGCGAGACCATTTCAGGATCGGCTCCCCCTTCCAAGGGTGAGGAAAAGGCCAAGGCCGCCCGGGAACGCCAGGCGGCCCGCCAGCCGTTCATGCGCCCGCTGTTCGCATTTTTCCGCGGGTTGGGGCATCTGATCAACTTCACGTTCTTTTCCTCCCTCACCCGGCGGATCGTGATCCTCAACCTTGCGGCGCTGGCCGTTCTGGTGGCGGGGATCATGTATCTCAACACCTTCCGGGCCGGGCTGATCGACGTGCGCGTTTCCGCGCTGCGGGTGCAGGGGGAGATCATTTCGGCGGCGGTCGCGGCGTCGGCCACTGCGGATTCCGATTCCATCACCGTCAATCCCGACCGGCTGCTCGAGCTCTATATGGGGGATTTCCCCTCCTCCTACACGCTGTTCGATCCGGCGCTGGAATTTCCCATCAGTCCCGAGCGGGTCGCCCCGCTTTTGCGCAACCTCGTGACCCCAACCCGCACGCGGGCCCGGATCTACGACCGGGACGGGCTGATGATCCTCGATTCGAACAATATCTATGCCAGCGGGGAAATCCTGCGCTCTTCGAGCACGGAGGAGAGCGCACAGTCCCAGCCGTTCTTTTTTGCTGTCTGGAACTGGTTCAGCCGGCTTTTGCGCGGTGGAGACTATCCGGTCTATCAGGATTATCCGGCCCATGAGGGGCTGCGCTACCCCGAAGTGGCTTCGGCGCTCAGCGGTTCGCCCGCCGATATCGTGCGGGTCGATGAGCGCGGGCAGCTGGTGGTGTCGGTTGCGGTGCCCGTACAGCGCCAGCGCTCGGTGGTGGGCGCGTTGCTTTTGTCGACGAGCCCCGGGGAAATCGACGCCATCGTGGCCCAGGAGCGCTGGTCGATCCTGCGGCTGGCGCTGGTGGCGGCGCTGGTGACGGGCACGCTTTCGGCACTGATGGCGGGCACGATCGCCGGGCCGATGCGGCGGCTTTCGGCGGCGGCCGAGCGGGTGCAAAGCTCGATGAAGGCGCGGGCGGAAATACCCGATTATACCGACCGGTCCGACGAGATCGGGCACCTTTCAGGCTCGCTGCGGGCCATGACAAACGCGCTTTACAACCGCATCGAAGCCATCGAGCGGTTCGCGGCCGATGTGGCCCATGAGCTCAAGAACCCGCTGACCTCATTGCGCAGCGCCGTGGAAACCCTGCCGCTGGCCAGGACCGAAAAGGACCGCAAGCGGCTCGCCGACATCATCCAGCACGACGTGCGCCGTCTCGACCGGCTGATTTCCGACATCTCCAACGCCAGCCGCGTCGATGCGGAACTGGCGCGCGAAAACACCGAAATCGTCAATCTGGGCGAACTGGCAGAAGCCATCGTTTCGATCCAGGCCGATCTGGCGGCCAGCCGCGATGTGTCGGTGGTGCTCGAAATCGAGGACAGCAAATATGGGCCGCTGGTCAAGGGTCACGATACGCGGCTGGCGCAGGTCTTTACCAATCTGATCGACAATGCCGTCTCGTTTTCGCCCGACGGGGGCACGGTAACGGTGAGGATTTCGACCAGGGCCGAGAGCGTGATTGCCCGGGTGGAGGACCAGGGGCCGGGGCTGGGCGACACGGAAAAAGTGTTCCAGCGCTTTTACACCGACCGGCCCGAAGCCGAGAGCTTTGGCGACCATTCGGGGCTGGGGCTGTCGATTTCCCGCCAGATCGCGCAGGCCCATCAGGGCACGCTTGACGCAGGCAACCAAAGCAATGCAACTGGAGCGGTGTTTACCCTCACCCTACCCAGAGCGAAAACTTGAGCGCACAAAAGCACAACGCCCACGGCACCGGCATCCTGATCGGCCATCACGGCATCCTTCTCACCGGAGTTTCGGGGGCCGGCAAATCGCTTCTGGCGCTTGATCTGCTCGAACAGGCACGGCTGCGGGGCGAGACGGCGCTGCTGATTTCCGATGACCGGGTGGTGCTGTCGAGCGATGAGGACGGGCTGATCATGGAAGCGCCCGAGACCATCGAGGGCATGATCGAATTGCGCGGGCGCGGTATCATCACGCTGCCTTTTGCCAAGAAGGCCCATGTCCATCTGGTCGTCGACCTTGTCGAAGACGAAGAGCGCCTGCTCGAGGAATCGGCGCTGACCACCAAAATCGAGGGCATCTGGGTGCCGCGCTGCCCGGTTCCGCGGCGCGGGCGGATCGACGGGCTGCACCAGCGGTTTCTGGTTCATGCTGCATTAAGGGCGCTTGGCGCCATATAGGCATGTCGGGTCCGATTTCGCGGGATGGCGGGCCGAAAAGACTTGAAACCTTTACCGTCCCGATCAAGACTCCGCCCCGGTTGCGCGGACAGAAAAAGGTAGCGAAGCGATCATGATGGGCTTGGTCCTCGTGACCCATGGCAGGCTTGCCGAGGAATTCCGATCGGCACTCGAACACGTCGTGGGGCCCCAAGACGGCATCGCTTCGGTCTCCATCGGTCCGGAAGACGATATGGAAGGCCGGCGGCAGGACATCATTGCCGCGGTGGAATCGGTCGATAGCGGGGATGGGGTTGTGATCCTGACCGACATGTTCGGCGGCACGCCCTCCAACCTGGCCATTTCGGTGATGCAGGATCGCGATATCGAGGTTTTGGCGGGGCTGAACCTGCCCATGCTGGTCAAGCTGGCGCGTATCCGGCCTGAAATGGCAATGCGCGACGCGGTGCGCCTTGCAGCGGAGGCCGGGCGTAAATACATTAACGTCGCCAACGACGTTTTGGGAAAATGAGCACAACAGTTACCGAGCCGGGCAAGGCCGTCTGCCAGCGGCTGACCATCTGCAACAAGCGCGGCCTGCATGCGCGCGCTTCGGCGCGTTTCGTGCGCACGGCCGATCATTTCGACGCGCAGGTCAGTGTGACCCGCGATGGCGTGACCGTGGGCGGGACCTCGATCATGGGGCTCATGATGCTTGCGGCGGGGCCGGGATCGACGATTTTGGTCCAGGCGACGGGCAATCAGGCGCGCGAGGCCGTCGAAGCGCTGACCGAGTTGGTCAGTTGCGGGTTCGACGAGGACCAGGACGGCGAACCGGGGGCCTGAGGGTACTTTCAGCGCCGGCGAAAGGACGCCCCAAAAGATGCTCAAGCGCATTGTCTGCCTGATCGGTGCCGCGCTCGGCGGCATAACACTGTCCCAAGCCCCGGAATATTCCCAGCAATACACCCAGCGCCTTGCCGGTGCCGTCGATGAATTGACGGCGATCATCGCGCAGTTCGATGCCGACGCCGCCCGGTTCGGGCTCACCCGGCAAGAGGGGCTGGAGCGCTATCAGGCCAGCGCCGACGGGTTTCTGACCGAACGCGGGATTTCCATGGAAACGGTGTTCAACCGCCACGAACGGCTTTCCACCCAACTGGCCGATCTGCGCCAGGCGCCGGCCGGAACCCAGCTTTTCGAGATCGCGCGGTATTTCGACACCGAAGTGGGCGCAGCCGCACTCGAGGATTTCGAGCCGGCCGTGCCGCTGACGATTGCGGGGCTGGCCTATGTGATTTTCGGGCTGGCTTTGGGGTTCGTGGTTTTCTGGGTGCTGGCCAGCCTGCTCGGCGCACCGTTCCGCAGGCGGCGGAGCCGGGTCAGGATCAGCCGGGCCGAGCGGATGTAGGGAGGCGCTGCCTCGTGATGCCGTCGATTTGTATTGGGGCAAGAGGAACGGTCCCGGCCGGAGACGCTGGCTCTGCCGTGTACCGGGTCCCGGGTCTTCGCCCGGGATGACGGCTGCAGGGGGGATCCGGCTCTCACCATCGGCTCGTTTTTAAGGATATAAAACTTTCTTTATATCCCGGTTGCGGGAGCGGCCCTCTGTCTTGTATAAGCGGCCCACGCTTTTTTCAGTTATCAGACGTGGAGATCGGGCCGATGAGCGCCGCATCCAATTACGCCGTCAAGGACATTTCGCTGGCCCCCTATGGCCGCAAGGAAATCGAGATGGCCGAGATCGAAATGCCGGGCCTGATGGCCATAAGGGCCGAATATGCCGCCAGCCAGCCCCTAAAGGGGGCGCGCATTGCCGGATCGCTCCATATGACCATCCAGACAGCGGTGCTGATCGAAACGCTCGTCGCCCTGGGCGCAGACGTGCGCTGGGCGTCGTGCAACATCTTTTCGACCCAGGACCATGCGGCCGCCGCGATTGCCGAGGCGGGCATTCCGGTGTTTGCCCACAAGGGCGAAACGCTGGCCGAATACTGGGACTTTGCCGACCGCATTCTCGATTGGGGCAATGGCGAGGTCGCCAACATGATCCTCGACGATGGCGGGGACGCAACCATGCTGGTGCTGATCGGCGCGCGCGCCGAGACCGATCCTTCGGTTCTGGCCAACCCTTCCAACGAGGAAGAAGAAGAGCTTTTCCGGGTCATCAAGGCGCGGCTGGCGAAAGAGCCGGGCTTTTATTCCAAATGCCGCGCATCGATCAAAGGCGTTTCCGAAGAAACCACGACCGGCGTGATGCGGCTTTACCAGCTGCAGGAAAAGGGCGACCTGCCCTTCCCGGCCATCAACGTCAACGACAGCGTGACGAAATCGAAATTCGACAACAAATATGGCTGCCGGGAATCCCTTGTGGACGCCATCCGCCGGGGCACCGACGTGATGATGGCGGGCAAGGTGGCGATCGTTTGCGGTTATGGCGATGTGGGCAAGGGTTCGGCCGAATCCCTGCGCGGCGCCGGGGCGCGCGTGCTGGTGACCGAAGTGGACCCGATCTGCGCGCTGCAGGCGGCCATGGACGGCTATGAGGTGGTGACGCTCGAAGACGCGATTGAACGCGCCGATATCGTTGTGACCGCGACCGGCAACAAGGATGTTCTGACCATCGAGCATATGCGCCGGGTCAAGAACATGGCGATCGTTTGCAATATCGGGCATTTCGACAACGAGATCCAGGTTGCCGCGTTGCGCAACCTGAAATGGACCAACGTCAAGCCGCAGGTCGATATCGTCGAGTTTCCCGGCGACAAGAAGATGATCCTTTTGTCCGAAGGGCGGCTGGTGAATCTGGGCAATGCGACCGGGCACCCCTCGTTTGTGATGAGCGCATCGTTTTCCAACCAGACGCTGGCCCAGATCGAATTGTGGACCAAGGGCGAGGACTACGAAAACCAGGTCTATGTGCTGCCCAAGCATCTCGACGAGAAGGTCGCGAGCCTGCATCTGGCAAAGCTGGGGGCCAAGCTGACGACGCTGTCGGCGGCGCAGGCCGATTATATCGGGGTGCCGGCAACCGGGCCGTTCAAGGCCGATCACTACCGCTATTGAGGCACTGCGGCCGAAACCCTTGACGCTGCCGGTTACTGGATCCCGGCTCAGGGCCGGGATGACGGCAGAGGGTTTGAGGGCCGGCGCGTTAACCTTTATGAACGGATCTGGGGCGCTTCGGCGCCCCTTTTGTTAACCTTTTGAGGAACAAATCAGGATCAGAAAGGCTGCTCGGGACTGTGCAAGCCCTAAGTTATCCACGGGCCGTCAGTTTGACTCTTTTTCGCGATTCGCGGCGCGGTTATGGTTAACTGATTCGGGGGGCTTTCCGGCCACCTCAGGGGCAGTCAAGGCAAATCATTGAGCAAGAGGGCATCAGGAATGCAGCCGGCAGGATTCCGGAAATTTACGGGATTCATGGCCATTGGCGTTGCGGGCGCAGCCCTTTTTGCCGCCTCCCCGGCCCTTGCCGCTCCCTTTGCAGCCACCGCCATATCGGGCGCCGCACCCTATACGATGGCGCTGGGCGCCGCCGGGTTCGGGCTGGTCGCAACGCTTTTAGCGCTCAAATGGCGGCGCGAGGCGGAAGTGGCGCAGCTCGATGC
Protein-coding regions in this window:
- the ahcY gene encoding adenosylhomocysteinase, encoding MSAASNYAVKDISLAPYGRKEIEMAEIEMPGLMAIRAEYAASQPLKGARIAGSLHMTIQTAVLIETLVALGADVRWASCNIFSTQDHAAAAIAEAGIPVFAHKGETLAEYWDFADRILDWGNGEVANMILDDGGDATMLVLIGARAETDPSVLANPSNEEEEELFRVIKARLAKEPGFYSKCRASIKGVSEETTTGVMRLYQLQEKGDLPFPAINVNDSVTKSKFDNKYGCRESLVDAIRRGTDVMMAGKVAIVCGYGDVGKGSAESLRGAGARVLVTEVDPICALQAAMDGYEVVTLEDAIERADIVVTATGNKDVLTIEHMRRVKNMAIVCNIGHFDNEIQVAALRNLKWTNVKPQVDIVEFPGDKKMILLSEGRLVNLGNATGHPSFVMSASFSNQTLAQIELWTKGEDYENQVYVLPKHLDEKVASLHLAKLGAKLTTLSAAQADYIGVPATGPFKADHYRY
- a CDS encoding sensor histidine kinase: MDAGETISGSAPPSKGEEKAKAARERQAARQPFMRPLFAFFRGLGHLINFTFFSSLTRRIVILNLAALAVLVAGIMYLNTFRAGLIDVRVSALRVQGEIISAAVAASATADSDSITVNPDRLLELYMGDFPSSYTLFDPALEFPISPERVAPLLRNLVTPTRTRARIYDRDGLMILDSNNIYASGEILRSSSTEESAQSQPFFFAVWNWFSRLLRGGDYPVYQDYPAHEGLRYPEVASALSGSPADIVRVDERGQLVVSVAVPVQRQRSVVGALLLSTSPGEIDAIVAQERWSILRLALVAALVTGTLSALMAGTIAGPMRRLSAAAERVQSSMKARAEIPDYTDRSDEIGHLSGSLRAMTNALYNRIEAIERFAADVAHELKNPLTSLRSAVETLPLARTEKDRKRLADIIQHDVRRLDRLISDISNASRVDAELARENTEIVNLGELAEAIVSIQADLAASRDVSVVLEIEDSKYGPLVKGHDTRLAQVFTNLIDNAVSFSPDGGTVTVRISTRAESVIARVEDQGPGLGDTEKVFQRFYTDRPEAESFGDHSGLGLSISRQIAQAHQGTLDAGNQSNATGAVFTLTLPRAKT
- a CDS encoding PTS sugar transporter subunit IIA produces the protein MMGLVLVTHGRLAEEFRSALEHVVGPQDGIASVSIGPEDDMEGRRQDIIAAVESVDSGDGVVILTDMFGGTPSNLAISVMQDRDIEVLAGLNLPMLVKLARIRPEMAMRDAVRLAAEAGRKYINVANDVLGK
- a CDS encoding DUF2937 family protein, which produces MLKRIVCLIGAALGGITLSQAPEYSQQYTQRLAGAVDELTAIIAQFDADAARFGLTRQEGLERYQASADGFLTERGISMETVFNRHERLSTQLADLRQAPAGTQLFEIARYFDTEVGAAALEDFEPAVPLTIAGLAYVIFGLALGFVVFWVLASLLGAPFRRRRSRVRISRAERM
- a CDS encoding HPr family phosphocarrier protein, which gives rise to MSTTVTEPGKAVCQRLTICNKRGLHARASARFVRTADHFDAQVSVTRDGVTVGGTSIMGLMMLAAGPGSTILVQATGNQAREAVEALTELVSCGFDEDQDGEPGA